Below is a genomic region from Azoarcus sp. KH32C.
CTGCAATGCATGCAGGTGCTGGCCCTCGGCGGCCGGTCGGCGAGCGACGATGCGGCGGAAACCGCGTACTTCGCCGCTCGCGCCGCGATGGCCAAGGCGGTATCGGAAGCCGCACGCCACATCGCGCAGCAAGGCGCCGTCCAGCAAGGGGCACCGGTGATCCTGCAGCTCATCGCGCAGATCGCGTCGCGTTTTTCGATCAATGTGTCGCAAAAAGTCGCCGCGCAGGCCGTGCCGGTGGTCGGCGCGATCGGCGGGGCCGTCATCAACACCGTCTTCATCGACCACTTCCAGGGCATGGCGCGCGGCCATTTCATCATCCGCCGGCTGGAACGCTGGCATGGATCGGAGACGGTGCAGCGGGTGTATAAGGGCTTCTCCAAGGCGGCGTGACGAAGTCGCCGTCACCCGCCGAACAACCATCAGGGAGAACGCACATGGTCTTGCGCATCGTCCGCCTGGGCACGCCGCGGGCCGCCGACGAAGGCCTGCGCATCGGCACCGTGCGCCGCCCTCCGCGGGGCGTGCCGAAAACCGAGTTCGCGTCGCAGAACTGGTACGACGTCTGGTATCCGAACCTCGCACCCAGCGTCGAGACGATGAAGATGGCCCAACAGGCGAGCACGCCCGCCGAATGGCAGGCCTTCGTCAAACGCTATCGCGCCGAAATGGGGACGCCGGACGCGAGCCGCAGCCTCGATGTGCTCGCGGCGCTGTCGCATCAGACGAACTTCTCGGTCGGCTGCTACTGCGAGGACGAATCGCACTGCCACCGCTCGATCCTGCGCGAGCTGTTGCGCGAAAAGGGCGCGAAGCTGGAGTAGCTCCGCCCTTGCGGGACATGCGGTGTCACACGTGGCCTTGCCGGGCGACCTACCGTCCCGCCGCCGAAGTGCTACGCTCTTGGTTCCCAAGCATCCAGACGTATTGCTCACGGAGGTCCCATGCTGCTCATCGGAATGCTCGATTCGCCCTACGTCCGCCGCGTGGCGGTGTCCCTGCAACTGCTCGGCCTGCCCTTCGAACACCGCTCGCTGTCGGTCTTCCGCAGCTTCGACGAGTTCCGCGAGTACAACCCGGTGGTCAAGGCACCGACGCTCGTCTGCGACGATGGCACGGTGCTGATGGACTCGACGCTGATCCTCGACTACGCGGAAGCGCTCGCCGCGCCGCGCCGCTCGCTGATGCCGACGGCGATCCCCGAGCGCCTGCATGCGCTGCGCATCATCGGCCTCGTCCTCGCGGCGTGCGAAAAGAGCGTGCAGCTCGTCTACGAGCGCCAGCTGCGGCCCACCGAGAAGCAACACGAACCCTGGGCGACGCGCATCACCGGACAATTGCTGGCCGCCTACGATGCGCTGGAAAGCGAGATTTCGCGCCAGCCGCTCGCTGTCGAGCGCGATACCATCGACCAGGCGGGCGTGAGCGCGGCGGTCGCATGGCAATTCACGCAGCAACTGCTGCCGGGCCTGATTCCTCCCACGCGCTGTCCGTCGCTGACGCGCTTTTCCTTCATCGCCGAAACCTTGCCGGAGTTCCTCGCCGCACCGCACGGCGCGGGCGTCGTCAATGAGAAGGCGCCCGAGGAGGCGACCGCACAGACGCGGCACTGAGCATGAGTGATCCGGCATTCGCGACCACCCCCGAACCGCCCTACTACGCGGTGATCTTCAGTTCGCGGCGCACCGTCGGCGATGAGGGCTACGCCCGCATGGCCGAGCGCATGGCGGAGCTCGCGGCGCAGCAGCCGGGCTACCTCGGCGCCGAGAGCGCGCGCGACGCCGACGGTTTCGGCATCACGGTGTCCTACTGGAGCTCGCCCGAGGCGATCGCCGACTGGAAGGCCCACGCCGAGCATGCCGTCGCGCGGGAATTGGGTCGGCGCGTGTGGTACGAGCATTTCGAACTCCGCGTGGCGCGGGTCGAACGCGCCTACGGCAAGGGCTGAGGCAGCGGCCGGCCTGCTCCCGCTATTGCGCCTGCATCAGCGGCAGGTCGGCCCCCTTGCGGCCCTCCGCCGCCCAGGACAGCTGCGGCACCCGCCCGGCATCGTCACGGGACGGCCCCAGCGTCAGACGGCGGGCGAGGCGCGGCCGGACGAACCACAAGGCAGCCGCAACCCCGACCGTCAGCGAAACGCCGTACAGCCCCAGAAAGCCGCCGTAACCGAGCAGCGCGGCGGCAGGCTTCGCAAGGCCGACGAAAGCCGCATGCAGCCAGGTCACGACGCTGATCGCCCCCAGCACGGCAGGCAGTCGCGCGGCACGGCGCGCATCGTCCTGCGGTTCGCACAGGCGCCTGAAGGCTACCCGGTGCAGCGCGAGACCGTTGAGCGATAGCAGCACGACCACGGTGAGCTTGGCGAGCAGCTTGGGCTTGGTCATCAGCGCGGCCAACTCGAAGCGGGTATCCAGCCAGATCATCGTCAGGCCCGTCACCCACAGCACCAGCAAGGCGGCCGTGACGGCGCCGGCCGCCTTGCGCAGCAGGGTCGTATCGATACGCTGGCGCGCGAAGATCGCATAGTCTCCGAAGGCGATGCCCGCCCCCGCTGCGACCATGGCCAGAAGATGCAACAGGACGAAGCCCATGCGCACGATGGAAACGACATCGACGATCGGCGCCTCCATCAGCTCACCCCGTCGCGGGGATGCGAACCGCGATGCGCGGCCCTGCTGAACAGTGTTGCCTCCACACGGCATTTCGCGGGCACGGCATGAACAAGACGGACATCCTTCCCCGCCTCGGGAGCAGCGGCACGGATTGCCCGCGCCGGCGCGACCGGGGTCATACGCAGCATAGTGCTTTCCTTTTATTGGTTTGGCACTGGCTGGCTTTGGACCGTTGTGGCTGGCTGGTGCGGTGTCTCTCGATTGGTATTTGCCGGATCGGGAACCTTGTCCGGCGGCTGGATCCGCCTTTCCAACCCAGCGCTGCACTTTAAATGCGAATCATTTGCATTGCAAGCCCCGCTGCCAGCGAGCTTCAACCTCGCGACCAGCTCGTTCCGGACGCCGCTGTCCGCTCGCGGCGAACGAAGGTCGGCACGCGGTGGCGCCCCGGTACGCCGATCGCGCCCTCTACATACCGCCAAGCAGCAGGGCCGCAACCGTCTGGCCAACGCACCCTGCAAACCTGGGTGCAGGGCGCGGTGGGATCTCACTCGATGTTCTGCACCTGCTCGCGCATCTGCTCGATCAGCACCTTCATCTCCATCGCAACGCCGGTGATGTCGGTCGCGGCGGACTTCGACGCGAGGGTGTTCGCTTCGCGGTTGAGTTCCTGCATCAGGAAATCCAGGCGCTTGCCGGCCGCGCCGCCGGCCTTGAGGATGCGGGCGACTTCCTCGAGGTGGGCCGTCAGGCGCGACAGTTCCTCGGCGACGTCGATGCGCTGCGCGAAGAGCGCGACCTCCTGGCGGATACGGTCCTCGTCGAGCGAGGCGACCGCTTCGCGCAGGCGCGCCGACAGGCGTTCCTGGTAGTCGGCGACGATCTCGGGCACGCGCGGCTGCGCCAACGCGACGAGTTCGCGCATGCGCACGAGTCGCTCGGTGATCATCGCGGCGAGCTTCTCGCCTTCACGGCGGCGCGTCGCGACGAATTCGTCGAGCGCGGCGCGGGCCATTTCGAGCAGCGCCGGCTGCAGCTCGTCGAAGCCGATACCGTCGTCGGCGAGCATGCCGGGCCAGCGCAGCACTTCCGATACGCTCAGGGGGGAGGCTTCGGGCAGGCTCGCGCGCACCCGCGCCTGCGCTTCGCGCAGCTGGTCGAGCAGCCCGGCATTGAGCGCCAGGTTGCGCGGCGCCGCGCCGTTCGTGTGCAGGTTGAGGCGGCATTCGACCTTGCCGCGCGTGAGGCGCCCGGTGATCAGCTCGCGCAGCGCCGGTTCGGCTTGGCGCAGTTCGTCGCCGATGCGGAAAAAGAGGTCGAGATAGCGCGAATTGACGCTGCGCAGCTCGAGATTGAGGCTCACCTGCCCAAGGTCGCGGGTCTGGACCGCGAAACCGGTCATGCTGTGGATCATGTCTGCTCTACTCCGGGAACCCGCCATGTTCCTGTACACTGCGGGCACCAATGAATTTGTCGTGGAAAGCCGAAGATTCGCCTTCCCCCATAATGCCGTCGCAAACCAACTGCCCTCTTCCCGCCGGTTATCAGCTGGATCAGTACCGAATCGAGCGGCAGCTGTCTCTCGGCGGCTTCTCGATCGTGTATCTGGCACACGATCCGGAAGGCACGCCGGTTGCGATCAAGGAATATCTGCCCAATTCGCTGGCGCTGCGCAAGGAAGGGGAGTTCGAGCCGCAGGTCACCGAGGAACACCTGCCGGCCTTCCGCTACGGCATGAAGTGCTTTTTCGAGGAAGGCCGCTCGCTTGCGAAGCTGATGCACCCGAACGTCGTGCAGGTGCTCAACTTTTTCCGTGCCAACGCCACAGTTTACATGGTCATGCGTTTCGAGCGCGGCCGCACACTTCACGACTATATCCAGAAATACCGTGGACAGGTGCGCGAGATCTTCATTCGCGCCGTGTTCACACGCATGCTCAACGGCTTGCGCGAAGTGCATGCGCACAAACTGCTGCACCTGGACATCAAGCCCTCGAACATCTACCTGCGCAACGACGGCACGCCGGTGCTGCTCGACTTCGGCGCGGCGCGGCAGACGCTGATGAGCGATCAGCCGATCCTCAAGCCGATGTACACGCCGGGCTTCGCCTCGCCCGAGCAATACGAGAACCGCGACGCGCTGGGCCCCTGGAGCGACATCTACAGCGTCGGCGCGAGCCTCTATGCCTGCGTCACGGGCTCGGCGCCGCCGCGCGCCGATGAGCGCGTGAAGCGCGACACGCTGACGCCCACCGTCAAATCGAACGCAGGCAAGTACTCCGAGCAGTTGCTGCAGACCATCGACTGGTGCCTGAAGCTCGATCCGCTGGCGCGCCCGCAGAGCGTGTATTCGCTGCAGAAGGCGCTGCTGCGCAAGGCCGAGGGCGACCCCGTCCACGCGGGCCTCTTCGGCGACCTGGGCGCCAGACTGAAGTCCTTTATCGGACGCACATAAGGAAGCGACCGTGAAGTTCACCATTTACCAGGACAGCCGCATCGGCAAGCGCAGTTCGAACCAGGACCGCCTGGCGTACTGCTATTCGCGCGAGGCGCTGCTGATGCTCGTCGCCGACGGCATGGGCGGACACCTGCACGGCGATGTCGCGTCGCACATCTGCGTGCAGTTCATCACCGAGGCCTTCCAGCGCGAAGCCCGTCCGGTGCTGCCTGACCCGTCGATGTTCCTGTCGCGGGCGCTGACCAATGCGCACAACGCGATCCTCGACTATGCCTTCGACAAGAACCTCGCCGAGGCGCCGCGCACGACGGTCGTGGCCTGTGTCGTGCAGGAGGGCTTCGCGCAGTGGGCGCATGCCGGCGACTCGCGGCTCTATGTGCTGCGCCGCGGCCAGGTCGCGATGCACACCAAGGACCATTCGCGCGTGCAGATGATGATGGACCAGGGCCTGATCAACGCCGAGGAAGCCGCCCGCCACCCGAGCCGCAACCGCGTCTACAGCTGCCTCGGCGGCCACCATGCGCCGCAGGTCGAGTTCTCGAAGCGTCTGCCGCTGCGCGATGGCGACGTGCTCGCGCTGTGCTCGGACGGCGTATGGGGCCCGGTCGGCGACGAGCTGCTCGCCACGGAGCTCAATGGCGGCGACGTCATGACCCAGGTCCCGAAAGTCATGGACAAGGCCGAGGAGCTTGCCGGCGCGTCGTGTGACAACCTGTCAATGGTCGCGATGCAATGGCACGACGACACGACGCTGCCCCACGGCGACGCGGTCTCGACGCAGACCATGGCACTCGACAACTTCACGACCCAGCTCGAAGCCTTCGAGCGCACGACCCAGTCGCCGACCGCCCGCTACGACATCACCGACGACGAGATCGAGAAGGCCATCGCCGAGATCAACTCCGCCATCCAGAAATACAGCAAATAGGAAAGTCTTCATGCGCCCCAGCCAACGCCGCGCCGACGAACTGCGCCCGGTCCGCATCACCCGCAACTTCACCTGCCACGCCGAAGGCTCGGTGCTGATCGAATTCGGCGCGACGCGCGTGCTGTGCACCGCAACCGTCGAGGACTCCCTGCCGCCCTTCCTGCGCGGCAAGGGCCAGGGCTGGCTCACCGCCGAATACGGCATGCTGCCGCGCTCGACCCACACGCGCAGCGCACGCGAAGCCGCGAAGGGCAAGCAGAGCGGGCGCACGCAGGAGATCCAGCGCCTGATCGGCCGCAGCCTACGCGCGGTGGTCGACCTCGCCGCACTCGGCGAGCGCCAGATCATCATCGACTGCGACGTGCTGCAGGCCGACGGCGGCACGCGCACGGCGTCGATTACCGGCGCCTGCGTCGCCGTCCATGATGCAATCACCAAGCTCGTCGCCGCGGGCAAGCTCGCCAAGAACCCGATGCGCGACTTCGTCGCCGCGGTCTCGGTCGGCATCCATCAGGGCACCCCGGTGCTCGATCTGGATTACCTGGAGGATTCCGACTGCGACACCGACATGAACG
It encodes:
- a CDS encoding PP2C family serine/threonine-protein phosphatase, which codes for MKFTIYQDSRIGKRSSNQDRLAYCYSREALLMLVADGMGGHLHGDVASHICVQFITEAFQREARPVLPDPSMFLSRALTNAHNAILDYAFDKNLAEAPRTTVVACVVQEGFAQWAHAGDSRLYVLRRGQVAMHTKDHSRVQMMMDQGLINAEEAARHPSRNRVYSCLGGHHAPQVEFSKRLPLRDGDVLALCSDGVWGPVGDELLATELNGGDVMTQVPKVMDKAEELAGASCDNLSMVAMQWHDDTTLPHGDAVSTQTMALDNFTTQLEAFERTTQSPTARYDITDDEIEKAIAEINSAIQKYSK
- a CDS encoding antibiotic biosynthesis monooxygenase; amino-acid sequence: MSDPAFATTPEPPYYAVIFSSRRTVGDEGYARMAERMAELAAQQPGYLGAESARDADGFGITVSYWSSPEAIADWKAHAEHAVARELGRRVWYEHFELRVARVERAYGKG
- a CDS encoding DUF488 domain-containing protein, with protein sequence MVLRIVRLGTPRAADEGLRIGTVRRPPRGVPKTEFASQNWYDVWYPNLAPSVETMKMAQQASTPAEWQAFVKRYRAEMGTPDASRSLDVLAALSHQTNFSVGCYCEDESHCHRSILRELLREKGAKLE
- a CDS encoding serine/threonine-protein kinase, whose protein sequence is MPSQTNCPLPAGYQLDQYRIERQLSLGGFSIVYLAHDPEGTPVAIKEYLPNSLALRKEGEFEPQVTEEHLPAFRYGMKCFFEEGRSLAKLMHPNVVQVLNFFRANATVYMVMRFERGRTLHDYIQKYRGQVREIFIRAVFTRMLNGLREVHAHKLLHLDIKPSNIYLRNDGTPVLLDFGAARQTLMSDQPILKPMYTPGFASPEQYENRDALGPWSDIYSVGASLYACVTGSAPPRADERVKRDTLTPTVKSNAGKYSEQLLQTIDWCLKLDPLARPQSVYSLQKALLRKAEGDPVHAGLFGDLGARLKSFIGRT
- a CDS encoding YicC/YloC family endoribonuclease; its protein translation is MIHSMTGFAVQTRDLGQVSLNLELRSVNSRYLDLFFRIGDELRQAEPALRELITGRLTRGKVECRLNLHTNGAAPRNLALNAGLLDQLREAQARVRASLPEASPLSVSEVLRWPGMLADDGIGFDELQPALLEMARAALDEFVATRRREGEKLAAMITERLVRMRELVALAQPRVPEIVADYQERLSARLREAVASLDEDRIRQEVALFAQRIDVAEELSRLTAHLEEVARILKAGGAAGKRLDFLMQELNREANTLASKSAATDITGVAMEMKVLIEQMREQVQNIE
- the rph gene encoding ribonuclease PH gives rise to the protein MRPSQRRADELRPVRITRNFTCHAEGSVLIEFGATRVLCTATVEDSLPPFLRGKGQGWLTAEYGMLPRSTHTRSAREAAKGKQSGRTQEIQRLIGRSLRAVVDLAALGERQIIIDCDVLQADGGTRTASITGACVAVHDAITKLVAAGKLAKNPMRDFVAAVSVGIHQGTPVLDLDYLEDSDCDTDMNVVMTGAGGFVEVQGTAEGSPFSREELNALLALAEGGIRELVALQKAALAQ
- a CDS encoding glutathione S-transferase; protein product: MLLIGMLDSPYVRRVAVSLQLLGLPFEHRSLSVFRSFDEFREYNPVVKAPTLVCDDGTVLMDSTLILDYAEALAAPRRSLMPTAIPERLHALRIIGLVLAACEKSVQLVYERQLRPTEKQHEPWATRITGQLLAAYDALESEISRQPLAVERDTIDQAGVSAAVAWQFTQQLLPGLIPPTRCPSLTRFSFIAETLPEFLAAPHGAGVVNEKAPEEATAQTRH